Proteins from a genomic interval of Trifolium pratense cultivar HEN17-A07 linkage group LG6, ARS_RC_1.1, whole genome shotgun sequence:
- the LOC123890991 gene encoding galactinol synthase 2-like codes for MAPDITTAVLNTTVEKPKVNGGKGRAFVTFLAGNADYIKGVVGLAKGLRKTKTMYPLVVAILPDVPQEHRKILVSQGCIVKEIAPVYPPPNQTQFAMAYYVINYSKLRIFEFEEYSKMIYLDGDIQVFENIDHLFDLPDDYFYAVMDCFCEKTWSHTPQYKIGYCQQCPDKVQWPSDFGPKPPLYFNAGMFVFQPNVATYHDLLEKVKIVKPTPFAEQDFLNMYFKDKYKPIPNVYNLVLAMLWRHPENVELEKVQVVHYCAAGSKPWRYTGEEENMDREDIKMLVKKWKEIYEDETLDYNNNVRVERFTAALLEAGGIKSVISPNAA; via the exons ATGGCACCAGACATCACCACCGCAGTCCTCAACACCACCGTGGAGAAACCCAAAGTTAACGGTGGTAAAGGCCGTGCTTTTGTGACTTTCCTAGCTGGAAACGCTGATTACATAAAAGGTGTTGTTGGTTTAGCCAAAGGGTTAAGAAAAACCAAAACTATGTACCCTTTGGTTGTTGCAATTTTACCTGATGTTCCTCAAGAACATCGTAAGATCCTAGTTTCACAAGGTTGCATTGTTAAGGAAATTGCCCCTGTTTATCCTCCACCTAACCAAACTCAATTTGCTATGGCTTATTATGTCATCAATTACTCCAAACTACGTATTTTTGAG TTTGAGGAGTATAGCAAGATGATTTACCTAGATGGTGATATTCAAGTTTTTGAAAACATTGACCATCTATTTGATCTACCTGATGACTACTTCTATGCTGTGATGGACTGTTTCTGTGAGAAAACTTGGAGTCACACCCCTCAGTATAAGATTGGATACTGCCAACAATGTCCTGATAAGGTTCAATGGCCTTCTGATTTTGGGCCCAAACCTCCTCTCTATTTCAATGCTGGAATGTTCGTTTTTCAGCCTAATGTTGCCACATATCATGATCTCCTTGAAAAAGTCAAAATTGTCAAACCAACTCCCTTTGCTGAACAG GACTTTTTGAACATGTATTTCAAGGATAAATACAAGCCTATACCTAATGTATACAATCTTGTCTTGGCTATGCTGTGGCGTCACCCTGAGAATGTTGAGCTAGAGAAAGTTCAAGTTGTTCACTATTGTGCTGCG GGGTCTAAACCATGGAGGTACACAGGGGAGGAAGAGAACATGGACAGAGAAGACATAAAAATGTTGGTGAAGAAATGGAAAGAGATATATGAAGATGAGACATTAGATTACAACAACAATGTTAGAGTTGAACGTTTCACAGCTGCACTATTAGAGGCTGGTGGGATTAAGTCAGTGATCTCCCCAAATGCTGCTTAA